Genomic DNA from Alistipes indistinctus YIT 12060:
ACAAGGGACAACCGTTGTTCCTGATCGACGCCGTGCCGTACCAGAAGGCGGTACAGGCCGCCGAGGCCGCCGAGGCCGCCGTGGAGGTAGCCAAAGCCAATGTGGCCACTACCCAGTTGACCGTCGACAGCAAGACCGAACTGCACGCACAGAATATTATCAGCGATTACGACCTGCAGACCGCCAAAAACTCTCTGGCATCGGCCAAAGCCGCGCTGGCACAGGCCGAAGCCCAGTTGGCAAGCGCCCACAACGACCTTTCCTATACGACGATCACCAGTCCTTCGGACGGAGTGGTCGGCACGATCCCGTTCCGTGTGGGCAGCCTGGTGGGCACCACCACGCAGGAGCCGCTGACCGTCGTTTCCGACATCAACAAGATGTTCGTCTATTTCTCGATGAACGAGAAGCAGTTGTTGGCGCTGACCCGCCAGAAGGACGGTTCGGTGAACAGCATGATCGGTGCGATGCCCGAGGTGCAGCTGCAACTGGCCGACGGAACGATGTATCCTGCCAAAGGCAAGATCGAAACCCTCAGCGGCGTGATCGACCTTTCGACCGGCGCCGTGCAGATGCGCGCCACCTTCCCCAACGCACAGCGCCTGCTGCGCAGCGGCGGTACGGGTACGGTGCTGATTCCGAGCGTTCTCGATTCTGCCCTGCTGATCCCGCAGAGCGCCACTTATGAAGTGCAGGATAAGAAATTCGTTTATGTACTGGGCGACAGCTCGAAGGTGAAGAATACCGAAATCACGGTGTTCCCGCTCGATAACGGCAAGCAGTACGTGGTGACGTCCGGTCTGAAACCGGGTGAACAGGTGGTTGTCGAAGGTGTGGCGACGTTGCGTGACGGCATGCCGATCCAGCCGATCACTCCCGAGCAGTCCGCAGCCAAAGTGCAGGCGATGACCCAGCAGATGCAACAGGCAGCCGCCGCACAGAAATGATCCGATAAAACGAAGAAAACCTTATGAAATTAGATAGATTTATCAACCGCCCGGTGCTGTCGACGGTGATTTCGATCCTCATCGTCATCCTGGGCTTGCTGGGGCTGATGTCGCTGCCGGTGGAGCAGTATCCCAATATCGCCCCCCCGACGATCCGGGTGAATACCACCTATACCGGTGCGAACGCCCAGACTGTGCTGAACAGCGTGATCGCTCCGCTGGAGGAGCAGATCAACGGTGTGGAGAACATGGATTACATGACCTCCACCGCCACCAATACCGGTGATGCGACGATCACCGTCTACTTCAAGCAGGGTGTCGACCCCGACATGGCGGCCGTCAACGTGCAGAACCGTGTGGCCAAGGCGCAGGGTTTCCTGCCTGCCGAGGTAACGCAGGTCGGTGTCATCGCCGAGAAGCGACAGACCAGTATGCTGCTGATCTTCTCGCTTTACAGTTCCGACAACCGGTACGACCAGCAGTTCCTCGAAAACTATGCGAACATCAACGTCGTGCCCGAGGTTAAGCGTATTCCCGGTGTGGGCGATGCGATGGTGATGGGTGCCGACTACTCGATGCGTATCTGGCTCAAGCCCGATGTGATGGCCGAGTACAAACTGATGCCGTCCGACGTGTCGGCGGCGCTGGCCGAACAGAATATCGAGGCTGCGCCCGGCCAGTTCGGCGAGCTGGGCGACCAGTCGTTCCAGTATGTGATGCGCTATAAGGGGCGCCTGCAGACCGAGCAGGAGTTCGAGGATATCGTGATCCGAGCCAATGCCGACGGCGAAGTGTTGCGGCTCAAGGATATCGCCAATATTGAGTTGGGCCGTCTGACTTACGGATTCAGTAATAATGTGAATGGGCATCCGGGTGTGTCGGTGATTATCTTCCAGACCGCCGGTTCGAATGCTACGGCCATTATCCAGAACGTCGAGAAATACCTCAAGAGCATCGAAAATACGCTTCCTCCCGGTGTCGAGGAAGAGGTGCTGATGAGTGCGAACGATTTCCTCTTCGCATCGATCGAAGAGGTGATCAAAACGCTGCTGGAGGCCTTCCTGCTCGTGGTGATCGTCGTGTACGTCTTCCTGCAGGATTTCCGCTCGACATTGATCCCGATGATTGCCATCCCGGTGGCGTTGATCGGTACCTTCTTTATGCTTTACCTGATCGGGTTCAGTGTGAACCTGCTGACCCTCTGCGCGATGGTGCTGGCTATTGCGATTGTGGTCGACGATGCGATCGTCGTCGTCGAGGGTGTCCATGCCAAGTTGGACCAGGGGTATAAATCGGCTAAGAAAGCCTCTATCGATGCGATGAGCGAGCTTGGCGGCGCGATCGTTTCGATTACGCTGGTGATGATGGCCGTGTTCATTCCGGTGAGCTTCATGACCGGTACGTCGGGTACTTTCTACCGCCAGTTCGGTTTGACGATGGCTATCGCTATCGGTTTGTCGGCTATCAATGCCCTGACGCTGAGCCCTGCGCTTTGCGCACTGTTCCTCAAACCTCACGATCCGGATAAGGAGAAAAAGAGCACTTTCGTAAGCCGTTTCCATGCCGGATTCAATACGGCATACGCTACGCTGCTTCAGAAATATAAGAAGAGCGTGCTCTTCTTCGTGCACCACCGTTGGATGACTTTCGGCATTATCGGCGCGGGTATCGTGCTGCTGGTGTTCCTGATGAAAATCACCCCGACCGGTTTGGTGCCTAACGAGGATACCGGTACCGTCTTCGCGGTAGTCGATACGCCTCCGGGCACCTCCCAGGAGCGTACCGAAGAGTTGCTGATGAAGGTCGATAGTCTGATCGCGGCGAATCCGGCCGTCAAATCGCGTTCGATGATCACCGGCTACAGTTTCATTGCCGGACAGGGCAACACCTACGGAACGATTATCGTCAAATTGAAAGACTGGGGTGAGCGCGACGGCAAAAAGGGACAGGACCTGAATTCGGTGATCGGCTCGCTTTACGTACAGTCGAAAATGG
This window encodes:
- a CDS encoding efflux RND transporter periplasmic adaptor subunit, which encodes MEKMKKRKAIGAFVKGAAYSLTALLAFSCGNSQQGGMPALSLAVMTVEPTSQELNSAYPATIKGQQDIEIRARVSGYITKLCVDEGAVVHKGQPLFLIDAVPYQKAVQAAEAAEAAVEVAKANVATTQLTVDSKTELHAQNIISDYDLQTAKNSLASAKAALAQAEAQLASAHNDLSYTTITSPSDGVVGTIPFRVGSLVGTTTQEPLTVVSDINKMFVYFSMNEKQLLALTRQKDGSVNSMIGAMPEVQLQLADGTMYPAKGKIETLSGVIDLSTGAVQMRATFPNAQRLLRSGGTGTVLIPSVLDSALLIPQSATYEVQDKKFVYVLGDSSKVKNTEITVFPLDNGKQYVVTSGLKPGEQVVVEGVATLRDGMPIQPITPEQSAAKVQAMTQQMQQAAAAQK
- a CDS encoding efflux RND transporter permease subunit — translated: MKLDRFINRPVLSTVISILIVILGLLGLMSLPVEQYPNIAPPTIRVNTTYTGANAQTVLNSVIAPLEEQINGVENMDYMTSTATNTGDATITVYFKQGVDPDMAAVNVQNRVAKAQGFLPAEVTQVGVIAEKRQTSMLLIFSLYSSDNRYDQQFLENYANINVVPEVKRIPGVGDAMVMGADYSMRIWLKPDVMAEYKLMPSDVSAALAEQNIEAAPGQFGELGDQSFQYVMRYKGRLQTEQEFEDIVIRANADGEVLRLKDIANIELGRLTYGFSNNVNGHPGVSVIIFQTAGSNATAIIQNVEKYLKSIENTLPPGVEEEVLMSANDFLFASIEEVIKTLLEAFLLVVIVVYVFLQDFRSTLIPMIAIPVALIGTFFMLYLIGFSVNLLTLCAMVLAIAIVVDDAIVVVEGVHAKLDQGYKSAKKASIDAMSELGGAIVSITLVMMAVFIPVSFMTGTSGTFYRQFGLTMAIAIGLSAINALTLSPALCALFLKPHDPDKEKKSTFVSRFHAGFNTAYATLLQKYKKSVLFFVHHRWMTFGIIGAGIVLLVFLMKITPTGLVPNEDTGTVFAVVDTPPGTSQERTEELLMKVDSLIAANPAVKSRSMITGYSFIAGQGNTYGTIIVKLKDWGERDGKKGQDLNSVIGSLYVQSKMGVSDANVLIFAPPMIPGYSATNGFELNLQDKTGGDLDKFFGIAQQFLAKLNQRPEIAAARTSFNPTFPQYMIDIDAAKCKKAGISPRDILTALQGYYGGLYASNFNRFGKLYRVMIQADPKYRISPETLNQVKIRNGSEMAPITQFLTLKKVYGPDNINRFNMYTSMSVNGSPNAGYSSGEAIQAIKEVAAETLPQGYGFEFSGMTREESSTGTSTTALIFVLCLVFVYLLLSAQYESYILPLAVLFSIPFGLAGSFIFAQFMHVDNNIYLQIALIMLIGLLAKNAILIVEFALDRRRQGMSILWSAIAGSAARLRPILMTSLALVIGLLPMMFASGVGANGNSTIGTGAIGGMLIGMLTQIFIVPVLFVAFQSLQERFTPMEVEPEPEEIEAEIEKLV